The Calliphora vicina chromosome 3, idCalVici1.1, whole genome shotgun sequence genome contains a region encoding:
- the LOC135955383 gene encoding uncharacterized protein LOC135955383 has translation MCLKPMKEVRNELRDLKIPMKRCSDVAQIVRLGVIPSDFPNTIWSDDKLKLIQAAVLDKIVEMKKGSIEAQFAGCSFKTGWLVFNCKGSDSAKWTKEHVPTLKSWQDAAIKVVSEDEVPKTEKFIGYFPEASETRNSRILSLIEGQNDDLTVEFWKVLNRVSKGSISKITIFSSSQAVVCYQWLSNTN, from the exons ATGTGCCTAAAGCCGATGAAGGAAGTTCGCAACGAGCTGCGTGATCTTAAGATCCCCATGAAGAGATGCAG TGATGTGGCTCAAATTGTAAGGCTGGGAGTAATACCATCAGACTTCCCGAATACGATATGGTCCGATGACAAGTTGAAGCTTATACAGGCAGCAGTCCTGGACAAAATTGTGGAGATGAAAAAAGGCTCTATAGAAGCGCAATTTGCAGGCTGCTCTTTTAAAACTGGCTGGCTTGTTTTCAACTGCAAAGGCAGCGATTCAGCAAAATGGACCAAGGAACATGTCCCCACGCTGAAATCTTGGCAAGATGCTGCGATAAAGGTTGTATCGGAAGATGAGGTGCCTAAGACTGAGAAATTCATAGGATATTTCCCAGAAGCGTCTGAAACACGTAACAGCAGGATCTTATCACTAATTGAAGGCCAGAATGATGACCTAACGGTTGAATTCTGGAAGGTCCTAAATCGAGTCAGTAAGGGTAGTATATctaaaattaccattttctcctcaagtcaagcggtagtctgctat